Proteins from one Nicotiana tabacum cultivar K326 chromosome 23, ASM71507v2, whole genome shotgun sequence genomic window:
- the LOC107830848 gene encoding pentatricopeptide repeat-containing protein At5g55740, chloroplastic-like, which translates to MASLPINPTTNPHTLTLKRKTSLNLPHTHFITYQEDGRNDKRLHKSYFKRIGSLCKEGQLQEAADLLNEMEYRSLYVGPEFYGELLQGCVYERDLQLGQQIHSKILKNGDFFAKNEYIETKLVIFYAKCDAFDVSNHLFCRMRKQNVFSWAAIIGLGCRMNLSEEALWRFVEMLENGVLGDNFVLPNVLKACGALNFVDFGKCVHGHVLKLGFEGCVFVASSLIDMYGKCGVLTDARKVFDCMVERNVVAWNSIIVSYMQNGYNEEAIGVFYDMRTEGIEPTRVTLSSLLSASANLCALEEGKQAHAISILSGLDLDNILGSSLINFYAKVGLVDDAELIFDRLIEKDVVTWNLLISCYVQSGQTDKALSLSCLMRLKGFRFDSVTLSSILSASADLRNLKLGKEGHCFCIRHNFDKDVIVASGIINMYAKCEKIPDARRVFDYTKEKDLILWNALLASYAEMGLSGESLRLFYQMQLYGLPQNTISWNSVILGFLRNGQINEAIDMFTQMKAVGLDPNIVTYTTLISGLSRNGYSSEALTYFKKLLEAGYRPNSASIVASLSASINIASLHDGRAIHGYILRQKIPLSLPVATSLVDMYAKCGNLNCAKCVFNLIPEKELPLYNAMISGYALHGCAVEALALFKRLCKGGVKPDSITFTSVLSSCCHAGLVKEGLAVLYDMVSLYNMKPSLEHYGCMISLLSRGGDLYEAMQIIQKMPFKPDANVFESLLVACRELGETEVEEHIANFLIKMEPDNSGHYVSLSNAYATTGRWDEVSKLRDLMKKKGLRKRPGYSWIQVGTEFHMFVSGDRWHSHIQEISTILALLDWEMQLTRLSFDS; encoded by the coding sequence ATGGCTTCACTGCCCATTAACCCCACCACAAACCCACACACCCTTACCCTTAAACGGAAAACATCTCTCAACCTCCCACACACTCATTTCATAACTTACCAAGAAGATGGCAGAAACGATAAACGTCTCCATAAATCTTACTTCAAACGCATTGGGTCTCTATGCAAAGAAGGTCAACTTCAAGAAGCTGCGGACCTTCTCAACGAAATGGAGTACCGAAGTCTGTACGTTGGACCTGAGTTCTATGGTGAACTCCTCCAAGGCTGTGTCTACGAGCGAGACCTTCAATTGGGTCAGCAAATTCATTCAAAGATTCTGAAGAATGGTGATTTCTTTGCCAAGAATGAGTACATTGAGACAAAGCTTGTGATTTTCTACGCAAAGTGTGATGCTTTTGACGTTTCCAACCATCTGTTTTGCAGAATGAGAAAACAGAATGTGTTTTCTTGGGCGGCAATTATTGGACTAGGTTGCAGGATGAATTTGTCAGAAGAAGCTTTGTGGAGATTCGTTGAAATGCTAGAAAATGGCGTTTTAGGCGACAATTTTGTTCTCCCAAATGTTCTGAAAGCTTGTGGTGCCCTAAATTTTGTTGATTTTGGGAAATGTGTTCATGGGCATGTCTTGAAATTAGGTTTTGAAGGTTGTGTATTTGTAGCGAGTAGTCTCATTGATATGTATGGAAAATGTGGGGTTTTGACCGATGCAAGAAAGGTTTTTGATTGTATGGTTGAAAGAAATGTAGTTGCCTGGAACTCAATAATTGTGAGTTATATGCAAAACGGATACAATGAGGAAGCTATTGGAGTCTTCTATGATATGAGGACTGAAGGGATTGAACCAACTCGTGTAACTCTGTCAAGCCTTCTTTCAGCTTCCGCCAATTTATGTGCTTTGGAAGAAGGTAAGCAAGCACATGCTATATCTATTCTGAGTGGATTAGATTTAGATAACATTTTGGGGAGTTCTCTGATAAACTTTTATGCTAAAGTTGGTTTGGTTGATGATGCTGAGCTAATATTTGATAGGCTGATTGAGAAAGATGTGGTAACATGGAACTTGTTAATATCTTGTTATGTACAATCTGGTCAGACTGACAAGGCTCTCAGCTTGTCTTGTTTGATGAGATTGAAAGGCTTTAGGTTTGACTCTGTGACACTGTCATCAATATTATCTGCCTCAGCAGATTTAAGGAATTTAAAGCTTGGCAAAGAGGGGCACTGTTTTTGTATCAGACACAATTTTGACAAGGATGTAATTGTGGCTAGTGGTATTATAAATATGTATGCCAAATGTGAGAAAATTCCTGATGCAAGACGGGTTTTTGACTACACCAAAGAGAAAGATCTAATTTTGTGGAATGCGTTATTGGCTTCTTATGCAGAAATGGGTTTGAGTGGTGAGTCGTTAAGATTGTTTTACCAGATGCAGCTGTATGGTCTACCGCAAAATACCATATCTTGGAATTCCGTAATTCTTGGTTTCTTAAGAAATGGACAGATAAATGAGGCCATAGACATGTTTACACAAATGAAAGCTGTTGGTTTAGACCCTAATATAGTTACTTACACTACTCTTATCAGTGGTCTATCTCGAAATGGTTACAGTAGTGAGGCCCTTACATATTTTAAAAAGCTGCTTGAAGCAGGTTATCGACCAAATAGTGCAAGTATTGTTGCTTCCCTCTCAGCTTCTATAAATATAGCATCACTGCACGATGGAAGAGCCATTCATGGATACATTTTAAGGCAAAAGATTCCATTATCTCTTCCAGTGGCAACTTCATTAGTTGATATGTATGCGAAATGCGGAAATCTAAATTGTGCGAAATGCGTTTTTAATCTGATCCCAGAAAAGGAATTACCCTTGTATAATGCTATGATATCTGGTTATGCTTTGCATGGCTGTGCTGTAGAAGCTCTTGCGTTGTTCAAACGTCTATGCAAGGGAGGCGTGAAACCAGACAGCATAACCTTCACTAGTGTCCTATCCTCTTGTTGTCATGCTGGACTGGTAAAAGAAGGTTTAGCTGTTCTTTATGACATGGTCTCTTTGTATAATATGAAGCCAAGTTTGGAACATTATGGTTGTATGATCAGTCTTCTCTCTAGGGGCGGTGATCTCTATGAAGCTATGCAGATCATTCAGAAGATGCCTTTCAAACCTGATGCAAATGTTTTTGAATCACTACTTGTGGCTTGTAGAGAACTCGGAGAGACAGAAGTAGAGGAACATATAGCTAATTTTTTAATTAAGATGGAACCAGATAATTCAGGACACTATGTCTCACTTTCAAATGCATATGCAACAACTGGAAGATGGGATGAAGTCTCTAAACTAAGGGATTTGATGAAAAAAAAGGGTCTTAGGAAAAGACCTGGATACAGTTGGATTCAAGTTGGAACAGAGTTTCATATGTTTGTTTCAGGAGACAGGTGGCATTCACACATACAGGAAATAAGTACAATATTGGCTTTGCTGGATTGGGAAATGCAGCTTACTAGACTCTCTTTCGACAGCTGA